In one Gossypium hirsutum isolate 1008001.06 chromosome D09, Gossypium_hirsutum_v2.1, whole genome shotgun sequence genomic region, the following are encoded:
- the LOC107888961 gene encoding LOW QUALITY PROTEIN: beta-glucosidase-like SFR2, chloroplastic (The sequence of the model RefSeq protein was modified relative to this genomic sequence to represent the inferred CDS: inserted 1 base in 1 codon), with product MAFAALFISATKLAGIIMTVSIAANAFSFSRYRKKHLRRFDSPIVESSDTLADFNVNGEEEDGFFFGLATAPAHVEDKLNDAWLQFAEENPCHKSEKGDDDMMEADAVIGAADGGSHQAPLARKESSKKKKPLKVALEAMIRGLQKFVEDESEEETASKEECNHNVAAWHNVPHPEERLKFWSDPDIELNLAKDTGISIFRMGIDWSRIMPQEPVNGIKDAVNFAALERYKWIISRVRSNGMKVMLTLFHHSLXPWAGDYGGWKLEKTVDYFMDFTKLVVNSVSDMVDYWITFNEPHVFCMLTYCAGAWPGGHPDMIEAATSALPTGVFRQALHWMAIAHSKAYDYIHEQSSTLSKKVVGVAHNVSFTRPYGLFDVAAVTLANSLTLFPYVDSICDKLDFIGINYYGQEVISGAGLKLVETDEYSESGRGVYPGGLFRLLIDFHERYKHLKVPFIITENGIADETDVIRRPYLLEHLLAVYAAMLKGVPVLGYLFWTISDNWEWADGYGPKFGLVAVDRANGLVRIPRPSYYLFTKVVTTGKITREDREKAWNELQKAAKEKQTRPFYREVNKQGLMYAGGLDEPTQRPFIERDWRFGHYEMEGLQDPLSRLSRYLLRPFSLRKKRKHKKVNSELVLEPLELSA from the exons ATGGCGTTTGCCGCGTTGTTTATTTCGGCGACGAAGCTCGCCGGAATAATCATGACGGTTTCTATCGCAGCTAATGCTTTCTCTTTCTCGCGTTACCGGAAAAAGCATCTCCGACGGTTCGATTCTCCCATCGTTGAATCCTCCGATACTCTTGCTGATTTTAATGTCAACG GAGAGGAGGAAGATGGGTTTTTCTTTGGATTAGCAACAGCCCCAGCACATGTGGAAGACAAGCTCAATGATGCTTGGCTACAGTTTGCTGAAGAAAATCCTTGTCATAAATCAGAAAAAGGTGATGATGATATGATGGAAGCTGATGCAGTGATTGGTGCTGCTGATGGTGGCTCGCATCAAGCTCCATTAGCTAGGAAAGAGTCTAGCAAGAAGAAGAAGCCTCTTAAGGTTGCCTTGGAAGCCATGATAAGAGGGTTACAGAAGTTTGTAGAGGATGAGTCTGAAGAAGAGACTGCTTCCAAGGAGGAATGCAATCATAATGTAGCTGCATGGCACAATGTTCCTCACCC GGAGGAGAGATTAAAATTTTGGTCTGATCCTGATATAGAACTGAATCTGGCCAAAGATACTGGCATTAGCATCTTTCGGATGGGAATAGACTGGAGTCGAATCATGCCACAGGAGCCAGTTAATGGGATTAAGGATGCT gtaaattttgcAGCATTGGAGCGATATAAATGGATCATCAGCAGGGTTCGCTCTAATGGAATGAAGGTGATGCTCACACTGTTTCATCACTCAC CCCCATGGGCTGGTGATTATGGTGGATGGAAGCTGGAGAAAACTGTTGATTACTTCATGGACTTTACCAA GCTTGTCGTCAACAGCGTATCAGATATGGTTGACTATTGGATAACATTTAATGAACCTCATGTCTTCTGTATGCTTACTTATTGTGCAGGTGCTTGGCCCGGAGGCCATCCTGATATGATAGAGGCTGCCACTTCTGCTTTACCAACTGGAGTTTTTAGACAGGCCTTGCATTGGATGGCCATTGCACATTCAAAGGCCTACGACTATATCCATGAACAAAG CAGCACATTATCAAAAAAAGTGGTTGGAGTAGCACATAATGTATCATTTACAAGGCCATATGGTCTCTTTGATGTTGCTGCTGTTACATTGGCCAATTCTCTCACCCTTTTTCCGTATGTGGATAGTATATGTGACAAGCTGGATTTTATAGGCATAAACTACTATGGACAG GAAGTGATATCTGGAGCTGGACTAAAACTTGTAGAGACTGATGAGTATAGTGAATCAGGGCGAGGGGTTTATCCAGGTGGTTTGTTTCGCCTGCTAATAGATTTCCATGAAAGATACAAGCACCTTAAGGTTCCCTTCATCATTACGGAGAATGGGATTGCCGATGAAACAGATGTGATCCGTAGGCCCTATCTTTTAGAGCATTTACTTGCTGTTTATGCAGCAATGCTCAAG GGTGTCCCTGTGCTCGGTTACCTTTTTTGGACTATTTCTGACAACTGGGAATGGGCTGATGGTTATGGTCCCAAGTTTGGACTTGTAGCTGTTGATCGTGCCAATGGCCTTGTTCGGATCCCACGTCCTTCATATTACCTCTTTACCAAG GTGGTAACCACAGGCAAAATTACTCGTGAAGACAGGGAAAAAGCATGGAATGAACTTCAAAAAGCTGCTAAAGAGAAGCAAACAAGACCTTTCTATCGGGAAGTTAATAAACAAGGTTTGATGTATGCAG GAGGCCTTGATGAACCTACACAAAGGCCTTTTATTGAAAGGGATTGGCGGTTTGGACACTACGAGATGGAAGGACTGCAGGATCCATTAAGCCGTTTATCCCGATACCTTCTCCGTCCTTTCTCCCTCAGAAAGAAGAGAAAGCATAAGAAAGTTAATTCTGAATTGGTTCTTGAGCCCCTTGAGCTAAGTGCCTGA
- the LOC121220814 gene encoding transcription factor MYB108 — translation MDVKARSSSGPNMVSTEEEDLKRGPWTIEEDFKLINYISIHGKGRWNSLAHSAGLKRTGKSCRLRWLNYLRPDVRRGNITLEEQLLILQLHSRWGNRWSKIAQFLPGRTDNEIKNYWRTRVQKHAKQLKCDINSKKFKDTMRYLWMPRLVERIQAATTTTNTASTSAATTSNASIEQMMLPNLSYYTPDNASTTASSDSIGTQVSPISDSIDYYNGVSTNYNPNQDYLQANHESLISPIGSYCNNGDGMDFGLMELNHHWASDGDGDGSHNLLNAEDFFFLQHQFNFNM, via the exons ATGGATGTTAAAGCAAGGAGTAGTAGTGGTCCAAACATGGTAAGTACTGAAGAAGAGGACTTGAAAAGAGGTCCTTGGACTATTGAAGAAGATTTTAAACTTATCAACTATATTTCCATTCATGGCAAAGGTCGATGGAACTCTCTTGCTCATTCTGCAg GTCTTAAACGAACTGGAAAAAGTTGTAGGTTGAGATGGTTGAATTATCTTCGGCCTGATGTCCGACGTGGGAACATCACACTTGAGGAACAACTTTTGATTCTTCAACTTCACTCGCGATGGGGAAATCg ATGGTCCAAAATCGCCCAATTCTTGCCCGGAAGAACCGACAACGAGATCAAGAACTATTGGAGAACTCGTGtccaaaaacatgccaaacaACTCAAATGTGACATCAACAGCAAAAAATTCAAGGACACCATGCGTTACCTATGGATGCCTAGGTTAGTTGAAAGGATTCAAGCTGCCACCACCACCACTAACACCGCGTCCACTTCGGCTGCCACGACGAGCAATGCGAGCATTGAGCAAATGATGTTGCCTAATCTGAGTTATTACACTCCGGACAACGCTAGCACTACTGCCTCATCAGACTCTATCGGGACTCAAGTTTCACCAATTTCAGATTCAATTGATTATTACAATGGTGTCTCGACTAATTATAACCCAAATCAAGATTATTTGCAAGCTAACCATGAATCCTTAATAAGTCCCATTGGGAGTTATTGCAACAATGGCGATGGCATGGATTTTGGGTTGATGGAGTTGAACCACCATTGGGCAagtgatggtgatggtgatggaTCGCATAATTTATTGAACGCTGAAGATTTTTTCTTCTTACAGCACCAGTTCAACTTTAACATGTGA